TCCACAGCATTCCCGCCGCTATGCCTGTCAGAGTCACATGGGAAAGGGCGTCGGCAATCAACGAAAGGCGCCGCATTACCAGATAGACGCCAATCAGCGGAGCAATAACGCCAACCAGGAGACCCGCAGCGAAAGCCCGCTGCATAAAACTGTAGTGGATCAGTGCATCAATCACGCCGTTGCCCTCATCGTTCAGTGTCCATGGCTGATCACCTGGACAGAATGACGGTATGCGCGATCCAGAATGCTCTCCTGCTGCGCGATAAAGTCCAGGTTGTCGCCGTGAAAATACAGCTCCCGGTTCAGGCAGGCCACCTTGTTGACCCGGGTGGTGATGACTCCTATATCATGGCTGACCAGGATCATGGTCTTTCCGTGGTGGCAATGCAGATCCTCGAGCAGCTGATAAAAACGCTCCATGGATTCGCCGTCCACGCCCGCCGTGGGTTCGTCAAAGATCATCAGTTCGGGCTCACTCACCAGCGCCCGCGCAATAAAGACACGCTGCTGCTGACCACCGGAGAGCTTCCCGAGCATCTGGTCGCTGTGGGGAGCAAGCCCGACCATCCTGATGGCAGCCTGGATGCTTTCCTTATGAACCGGCTTCAGGCGCCCCAGAAAATGCTGGCGCGAAAGCAGACCTGATGCCACGATCTCGCTGACCGTGGCCGGAAAGCCAAGGTTGACACTGCTGGCACGCTGGGCGATATAGCCGATGCGGTGACGCTGGGTAAACGAGAGGGAGTCCTCACCAAAAAGGGTGATGGAGCCTTCTCCGGGACGCAGAAGCCCCAGGATAAGCTTCAGCAGCGTTGACTTTCCCGAACCATTGGGACCAACAATACCCAGAAAGTCGCCCTCGTGTACCTGCAGATTAATGTCGTGGAGAACCTGGCGCTCTTCATAGGTAAAACTGAGATTGCGTATGTCGATGGCGATGGTCACGATCCTGCCTGTCTGAAAATGAATGACGGCATGGTAATCATTTCCGCTGGATGTGTAAATCGAAATCAGCACGATTCCGAAAAGCCCCCCTTCACGGCCCTGGACACTCGACCCATGTGTCGAATCCAGCAACCGTGGTCGTATGACAGGCCCGCTCACCCAGGGAACCTTCCCATGGAGAAGGGGGAGAAAAGTTCAGTTTCCTGTTGTTCCAGGGGCAGAGGTGTTGTAGATATACACTTTTAGTGAACCCTATTCAAAGCCATCCACCAGGAGCCCACAGCATGGAAATTACCTCCAAAGAGGCTTTTACACAGTATCACGCCCAGTATGGCCGCTACCTTCTGCGGTGTGATATTCCCGGCGACTTCTTTACACCCGTTTTCATAGGCCGCGTGCTGAGCGCTCCTTTTATATTTGAGTCAGTGGAAACCCGCGGTAAGTGGAGCCGCTATACTTTTATCGGCGTGGAGAAAGGGGACGAAATCCTGGTGAACCACCAGGGGCTGTTTGTCAATGGTCAGCCCCTTGACACGGAACCCCTGGAATATCTGGACGGGCTGCTGCGGGATCGGGGCTACCGCAAGGATCCCGCTCTCCCCGACTTCTCCGGAGGCTATGTGGGCCATATCGGATACGATGCCGCGCGACTCTTCGAAAAGCTGCCCTCCCATAAGCACGACCGGCTCAACCTCCCCCTCATTCACCTGTATGAGTTTCGCAAGCTGCTGATCATTGACAACTGGAACAATACCGTGACCCTGCTCTTTAACCTTGAGCAGGCTGACGACTATGATGAAGGCGTCCGGCAGATGACCGATGTGGTGCGCACGCTGCAGCATGCGGGAATCCGCTATGACAGACCGGCAGGCGGATCACTGCAGGTGGAGTACCTCTTTCCCGCCGAAGCGTATATGGAGAGCGTCCGACAGATCAAGGAGGATATTTTCCAGGGAGAAATCATCCAGGCCGTGCTCAGTCAGCGCATGCAGGTCTGTGCCGAGGTGGCGCCATTTACAGTTTACCGGGCCCTGCGCCGGGTAAACCCCTCTCCCTACACTTTCTTCCTGGATTTTGGAGACTATCGCCTCATCGGTTCATCACCGGAGATGCACCTGAAGATCAAAGACGACAAGGCGTTCCTGCGCCCCATCGCCGGAACCCGTCGCATTGCGGCCGACCCCTTGGAGAACCTGCGCCTGGAGCAGGAGCTGAAGGCGGACTCCAAGGAGATTTCCGAACACATAATGCTGGTGGATCTGGCACGCAACGATCTGGGACGCTTCTGTAAAACCGGCTCCGTGGAAGTGACCGAGCTGATGGTGGTGGAACACTACTCCCACGTCATGCATATGGTCTCCAATGTCAGCGGCACCATCGACCCGGCCCACAGCAAAGGGCTGCTCAGCATGCTGGGGGACACCTTTCCCGCCGGTACCGTTTCCGGTGCGCCCAAAATACGCGCCATGGAGATTATCGCCCAGCACGAGGAGCTGGCACGGGGGATCTACAGCGGTGTTGTAGGCTACTTTGACTACGCCGGCAACATGGATACCTGCATCGCCATACGCACCCTTGTCAACAAAGGACAGAACCAGTATTCGGTGCAGGCTGGCGCTGGTATTGTCGCCGAAAGCGATCCCCTGAAGGAACATGAAGAGTGTCAGAACAAGGCCGCTGCCCTGATGCGCGCCCTGGAAATGGCCCTGCAAATGGAGGAAGCCCATGCTGCTTATGATCGATAATTACGACTCCTTCACCTATAACATCGTGCAGATTGTGGACAAATATATACCCACAAAGGTCGTTCGCCCCGACGAAGTGACCCTGGAAGAGGTCATGGCGCTGAAACCGGCCAGAATCATCCTCTCACCCGGCCCCTCCAGCCCCGACCCCAATGGGCTGTGCGCCCAGCTGGTGCGCCATGCCAGCGTGCCCCTGCTGGGCGTATGCCTCGGCCACCAGACCATCATCGCAGCCCTGGGCGGCCAGGTGGTTCCATCGGGCAATGTTTTCCACGGCAAGAGCAGCGTCATTACCCATGACAGCAGCCACCTGTTTCGCAATATCCCGCAACATATCCGGGTTGCCCGCTACCACTCCCTGATCGGGCTGCGTCCCCTGCCCGCAGAATTGCGCATCACCGCCCAGACCGAAGATGGCACCATCATGGCCGTGGAACATGTCAGTCGGCCGCTGTATGGCATTCAGTTTCACCCTGAAAGCATTCTCTGTCAGCATGGTGAGGACATCCTCTGCAATTTCCTTGAAGTTCCCAGACAACAGGGGCGCGATCACCATATTTCCGTGGCAGTATGACTGGAGGCCAGGGGTTGGTCCATGAATAGCGATAGAACCTATTTTGCATCACCGGAGCGCTCCTCGCACCAGAATGTACTGGATCAGCAGCAGCTGCTGCTGGACTACCACAGCACGGTGCAGCTGCTTGACAGCATTGCGCAGCCTATCATGATTCTCAACGGGAATCGGCAGATTGCCCTGTGCAACCGGGCACTGATGGCAATGCTGCTGGTAAAGAATCGTGACGATATACTGGGAAAACGACCAGGCGAAGTAGTGGGGTGCGTCAATGCCTTTCTCGAGGCCGGTGGCTGCGGAACCGCCGAGGCCTGCCGCAACTGCGGAGCGGTGCTGGCCATTCTCGAATCCCTGCAGGGCGAGGAGTCCTACCGGGAGTGTCTGCTCAATGTGGAGTCCCAGGGGAAGTCCGATTCTCTGGAGCTGGGTATTAACGCCACGGCACTGCATGTCCAGAACCAGGTCTTCTCTATCCTGACCATCAGCAATCTCAGCCACGAAAAACGGCGGCAGAACCTGGAACGTATCTTCTTCCACGATATCATCAACACCGCCGGCAGCCTGCAAAGCTATGTGGAGTTGCTGGTGGATAACCTCCGCGAAAGTAATACGATCTCATCCGGTGGCCCTTTTTCCACCCGGCAGATGCTCAACTCACTGCAGCAGGCTTCGCGCCAGCTCACCGAAGAGATTCTTGAACAGCGAGATCTGCTTATGGCGGAGACCGACCAGCTGGAGGTACGCCGTGAGTACTGCGCCTCCCTGGAACTGCTCTCCGGCGTGGTGGGACAGTACCTGGGGAACCGCCTGGCAAAGGATATTGCCATCAATATCGACACCAGCTCGGAAAACATCACCTTCAACTCTTCGGGACTGCTGATTCGGCGTGTGCTGGGCAATATGCTGAAAAATGCCCTGGAGGCATCCGCGCCTGGACAGGTGGTGGATGTGGGTTGCCGTCGCAGCAGCGATGGCACTCAGATTGACTTCTGGGTACGCAACCAGACCGTCATGCCCCGCGACATCCAGCTCAAACTCTTTCAACGCTCCTTCTCCACCAAAGGGCGCGATCGCGGGCTGGGCACCTACAGCATGAAGCTGCTCACCGAACGCTACCTGGGTGGCACAGTGCGTTTTGAAGTGTGCCAGCGCGAAGGAACCACCTTTATCGCCAGCTACCCCCTCTGACGTCTGCGCTGAGCATCCTGCAGGCGCAGCAGCCGGTAGATCATCTCAAGTCGCGGCACACTCAGGCCGTGCAGCCGCGCTTTGCGCATTGGATTTCCCGCGATCACCTCCACTTCCATGGGCCGGCGATTCTCATAATCCAGCAACATGCTGGTTTTATAGGGAGTCATCACCCGCGTGTGCTCAATCTGCTCATCAACAATTGAGGGTACCAGGCGGTGCCCCTCAGCAGCGGCCACCAGACATACTTCCTCCATGACCTGGCGTACCAGCTGGCAAGACTCCTCGTCAGCCAGCAACTGAGCGGTATCCACACCTCCACCCAGCACCGACAGGGTGTTAAAAGAGGCATTCCATACCAGCTTGCGCCAGCGCGCTTCCTGAACCCTGTCGGTAACTTCACAGGTGACACCACCAAGGCGCAGCAACTCCACCAGCGCCTCAAGGTATGGGGTTTTCCCCTCAGGATAATTCCCCAGTGCCAGCTTGCCATAGTCCTGGTGGAGTATCTTTCCGGGCGAAAGGCGACTGACGCACACAAAGGCCAGCACACTGATAATCTCGTGTTCAGGATAGGCCTGCCGATAGGGAACTTCAATATCAATACCATTCTGGATGAGTACGATAACCGTCTGTTCCCCCAGGTAGGGACGGATGATGTCGACGCCGCTGATGCCGGGCAGGACCTTGGTGGTGAGCACAATGTAATCCACGGGTTCCGGGCAGGGTTCACCGGCCATGAGAACACGCTGGGGATGGAAGTGGAAGCGCTCTTCGTGGAGCGAATCGATGGTGATTCCCGTTTCACGCAGCATATCCCCGCCAGAGCGGCAGAGAAAACTGACGCGTGCGCCCGCGCGGTGGAGTTTCGATCCATAATAGGAGCCGATGGCCCCTGCTCCGACAATCAGCATATGCGGTACGGCCCTGTGCAAGTCTGTCATCAGCAATCTCCTGAAAAAATTCGGTTCACGGAAGCCTCGGTGCGCCAGGATGTGCCTGGCGTAGCGAAACCCCTGCAATTTCCTGCGTGCAAAGAAGCACACGCGGGAGTGTTCCCTCCCTGAGACACTCGCTTTCGTCCATGGCTCGAGTCTCTGCCGCTCACCATCCGGCTCGCTCCTGGAACACTGGCGCTTCTGCTGAAAAAGTTAACAGTGCCGCCATGCAGAGTTCCAAAAAATCTACGTGCATAAGAAAGGGGAATTTGCTACACCTTACGGGCATAGAATACCATTTATTGAGGCCTTTGCATGTTTAAACCTCATATTCAGGCGATGTCTGCATATACTCCCCCCCTGGAAGGAAGATCCACTTCCGGCTGCCTGCTGCTCGACTTTAACGAATCGACCCAGCCTCCACCAGCATTTGTCATCGACGCGCTGAGCCACTTTCTTGCCAGTGGCAGGCTCCAGGTGTACCCGGAATATGCCGACCTCGCCGAAAAAATCGGTCACTACGTCCAGCTGTCGGCAAAGCACTGCCTCTTTACCAATGGTTCTGATCAGGCCATAGATGTTCTGATGCGCCTGCTGGTGAATCCCGGCGACCAGGTTGTGCTGCTGAGTCCTTCGTTCGCCATGTTTGAACAGGCTGCGGGCCTTGAGCATGCGGATATTGTGGAAATATCCTACTGCCAGGATTTCTCTTTCCCTTACCAGGAGGTCGAAGCGGCCATTGCCACTGGACTCCCCAAGGTGGTGGTACTGGTCAACCCCAACAACCCAACGGGAACCCCCATTGAGCGAAAGTTTCTGGAGCGCCTTATTCAGAGCTGGCCACAAACGTTCTTCATCGTGGACGAGGCATACTACGAGTTCCACGGCGAAACCGTCAAGGACATGGTCCCCGCCCACCGCAATATGGCCGTGCTGCGCACCTTCTCCAAAGCCTTCGCCCTTGCGGCACTGCGCATGGGCTACCTGCTGGCTCACGAGGACGTGGTGGAGCAGCTTCTGAAGGTGCGTGGCCCCTATGATGTCAACATGCTGGGCGCGGTTGCGGCAGCGGCGGCCCTGGACAGTCCAGGGTATATGCATGATTATGTCGCGGAGGTCATGAACCACGCCAAACCCATGCTGACTCAGTACCTCCGTCAACATTCCATCGACGTCTACGAGGGGCGGGCCAACTTTCTGCTGCTCAGGCCCGACGATCCCGACGCCCTTATGGCTTTTCTGAAAACCCGGGGTATCCTGGTTCGCCGAGGTCGCCGCGTGGCTTCCTCCATGGTACGAATGAGCATCGGAACCCGTCAGGATGTCCAGCGCTGTATCGCGGCGCTGGACGAATACCTGTCGCACCACGCGACCCAAGAGGAGTAATTAATGGATCTGACTCTTTGGACGGCATTCATTGCCGGAATCCTTTCCTTCATATCTCCCTGCCTGCTCCCCCTGGTGCCGGCCTATTTCTCCTTTATCACCGGTGGTGCCGCCCAGATGGACATGACCGGCTCCGACCGCCTGCGCCTCTTTATCCGCGCGCTCTGGTTCGTGCTCGGCTTCTCCCTGGTCTTCATCATCATGGGAGCTTCGGCATCGGCCCTGGGTATTCTTCTGATCCAGCAGCAGGTACTGCTGGCCAAAGTGGCAGGTGCCGTCATCTTCCTGTTTGGCCTGCACTACACGGGATTTCTGCCCATTAAATGGCTTTACCACGAAAAACGCCTGCACCTGCAGAAAATCCCCACTGGCGCGCTGGGCTCCTTTATTATGGGATTTGCCTTCGGCTTTGGCTGGACACCGTGTATCGGCCCGATTCTGGCGGCGATTCTCACCATTGCGGCCTCCAAGGAGACCATCGCCGAAGGCATGATTCTACTCAGTGTCTACTCCGCGGGACTCGGCATTCCCTTCCTGGTTTCCACACTGCTGATCAGTCACTTCATGGGCTTTCTGCAGCGCATGAAATCCGGCATGCGCGTTGTGGAAATAGTCAGCGGAATCCTGCTGATGGTTATCGGCATCATGATTTTTTCCGGCTATATGGGATATATCGCCGCCTGGATGAATCAGGCTTTTCCTTTTACGGTAAACCTGTAATACTGATACATTCTTCAGAGTCACAACCCCGAATCACAGCACCGGGAACGCCATGGTCCGGCACCCGACACATGAATGCTCGCCGGAACCTCCATCCCGATGCCGTGAACAGGGCGCAGCCTGCGAACGCGCCTCATACTGCACACACAAGGACATCCCATGGAAGAGCAACAGGAAAACCCCTCTGAGTTCGCCCAGCGCTTTGCCGGCGAAGACTGGAGTGAAGCATCCGTTGAGCTGCTTGAAAGCATGCACACGGCGGATATTGCCGCGGTGCTCTCCAAGGTCAGCCCAGAGGAGTGCCTGCGCATCTTTGGCCTGCTCTCACGCAAGCGCTGGGTGGAGCTCTTTGCCTACCTGAGCATTCCCCGCCAGACAGAGATCCTGGAGCTCCTCAGCGTCAAGGATGGCCGCTATATCCTGACACACCTCTTCCCCGACGACCGCACAGCCTTGCTGGAGCAGCTGCCAGCGGAAAAACTGGCCAACTTCCTGAAACTGCTCAGCCCCGACGACGTCAAGCAGGTTCTCAAGCAGCTTGGCTACCCAGAGGAGAGCGTAGGTCGCCTGATGAACACCCACTTCGTTGCGGTGAAGGCGCACTGGACCATCAAACACGCCCTGGAATACATCCGCGTGCACAGCCTGCAGGGCGAAACCATCAACACCATCTTCGTCATCGACCGCGAACGCAGACTCAAAGACGCCATTGAGCTGAAGCACTTCCTCCTGGGGCACCTCAATGACCGGGTGGAGACCATCATGCCCGGCAATGTCATCAGCATCGAAGCTGATCAGGATCGCGAAGAAGCCGCCAGGGTCATCAAACACTATGACATCGAAGTTCTGCCCGTCATCGACCATCAAGGGGTACTGCTGGGAATCATGACCGTTGACGACATCATGGACGTCGTGGAACAGGAAGCTACGGAAGACTTCCACAAGATGGGGAGTGTGGGTGTCGTTGACCTGAGCCTGCGTGACGCCACGCCCGCACTGCTGTACCGCAAGCGGGTCGGCTGGCTCGTGCTGCTCACCTTTGTCAACATCTTCAGTGGAGCGGGTATTGCCCACTTTGAGGCCACCATCGAGGCGGTCATCGTCCTGGTCTTCTTTTTGCCTCTGATTGTTGCCAGCAGCGGTAATGCCGGAGCCCAGTCCGCTACCCTGATGGTGCGTGCCCTGGCCACCGGTGATATCCAAAGGCGCGACTGGCTGCGCATGTGGGGCAAGGAACTGCTTGTTTCTTTAGGTCTGGGCGTTACCATGGCCCTGGCCATTGTCATGATTGGTGTCTGGCGGGGAGGCGTTGATGTTGGCATGGTAGTGGCCCTCTCCATGTTCCTGGTCGTCATCGTAGGCAGCATGGTTGGCATGCTGCTGCCCTTTGCCCTCAGTCGCTTCAACTTCGATCCGGCTGCGGCCAGTGCTCCACTGATCACCTCCATCGCGGATGTGACCGGCATTCTCATCTACTTTTCCATCGCCACGGCCTTCCTCCTGTAGCCCCTGATGCCGAGCGGGCAATTTGCCCCTGTAAACGGTGTTTTTTTGCCATTGAAAAAGAATGCTTGTTCCTTTGAGTGCTATTTCGTAAAGTACCGTTGCCTGTTTGCCCATACCTGAAATGAACACATAGATAATCAAAGGTGGAACCTATGACAGAAAAAACCAGTATCCCTGAAGGCATCTGGATAAAATGCAAGGAGTGCAAGGACACCATATACAGCAAGGACTTCCAGGAAAATCTCTACGTATGTCCAAAGTGCCAGCACCATGAGCGACTGGGTGCCGCCGAGCGCATTGCCACCCTGCTGGACGCCAACTCCTTTGTGGAGTTCGACGCGGACCTGAGACCTGTGGATGTCCTGGAATTCGTCGACTCCAAATCCTACGCGGCGCGCATTGTGGAGACAGAAAAGAAGCTCGGCACCAAGGATGCCATCGTCTGCGGACGTGGCACCATCCTTGGACACAGCGTGGAAATAAGTATTTTTGACTTCGCCTATATGGGTGGAAGCATGGGCAGTGTGGTCGGCGAGAAAATCACCCGTTCCATTGAGCGCGGCATTGCGGAAAAGCGCCCGGTCATTATCGTTTCCTGCTCGGGTGGAGCCAGAATGCAGGAATCAACCCTCAGTCTGATGCAGATGGCCAAGACCTCTGCGGCTCTCCATGAACTTGGCCGCCATGGCATTCCCTATATCAGCCTGCTGACTGACCCCACCACTGGTGGCGTCACCGCATCATTTGCCATGCTCGGCGATCTGAACATTGCCGAACCCAAAGCGCTGATCGGCTTTGCCGGTCCCCGCGTCATAGAGCAGACCATCCGCCAGAAACTCCCCAACGGCTTCCAGCGTTCGGAGTTTCTGCTGGAGCATGGCATGCTCGACATGGTCGTGCACCGCAAGGATCTGCCCGCGACCATCAGCCACTCCCTGGGTCTGCTGGGTTTCTGAGCCCACCTGCTGGCCGGTCACTCACCTCTGGCCAGCAGCTCCCACAGCCCGGTGACCTTCTCCATCCGATCATAAGCCATTTTGTGCAGTCGCCCCAGTGACAGGCCATGCTCCACAAAAGAGGTTCCCCCCTGGGTCAATTCGGCCATCATCATGCCGGACAGCGTCAGCTCGCTGTTTTCAATACGCTCGCGGGCACGCAGTACACATCGGGTATATTTCGGTTCTTCGCCGTGCTCATCAAGCAGCAGTGCGATCTTCTCCATATCTCCCAGAAACAGACGCGCCGCCTGCCGCATATCGCGTTTCTGGCCACAGAAAGCAATTTCGATACCAGGTTTGCGTCCCTCCAGCGCCACAAGACGCTCATTGCTGTTGATCTCCTCTTCCCGCTCGCGCCGTGAGCAGTGATCACTGTGGCGCAGCAGACAGTAGATGAGCAGCATATGCAGGAAGTACAGGCGATCGCACTCCAGCCCGAAGGGATTATAGGGATTGAGGTCAGAAGCCCTGACTTCAATATAACGCACACCAGATCGCTCCAGGGATTCCAGCTGCGTCTCCCCCGGCTCGGGACTGTTCTTGAGCCGTATGGGCGCATAGTACTCATTTTCGATCTGCAGCACATTGGCATTGAGCTGCACCTGCTGCCCGTCACGGTAAAGACCCAGGGCCTCGTAACGGCTGTCGGGCATGCTCATGGCCCGGCGCAGGTCGCTGATGTAACGCTCAAGGGTATTGTAGCAGACGCGGAAATTGCGCTGCTCTTCATTGGAGTAGCCGAAATGGCTCATGCGCAGTGATGTGGCGTAGGGCAGACCATAGGTATCG
This portion of the Desulfurispirillum indicum S5 genome encodes:
- a CDS encoding metal ABC transporter ATP-binding protein, which gives rise to MTIAIDIRNLSFTYEERQVLHDINLQVHEGDFLGIVGPNGSGKSTLLKLILGLLRPGEGSITLFGEDSLSFTQRHRIGYIAQRASSVNLGFPATVSEIVASGLLSRQHFLGRLKPVHKESIQAAIRMVGLAPHSDQMLGKLSGGQQQRVFIARALVSEPELMIFDEPTAGVDGESMERFYQLLEDLHCHHGKTMILVSHDIGVITTRVNKVACLNRELYFHGDNLDFIAQQESILDRAYRHSVQVISHGH
- a CDS encoding anthranilate synthase component I family protein, with the translated sequence MEITSKEAFTQYHAQYGRYLLRCDIPGDFFTPVFIGRVLSAPFIFESVETRGKWSRYTFIGVEKGDEILVNHQGLFVNGQPLDTEPLEYLDGLLRDRGYRKDPALPDFSGGYVGHIGYDAARLFEKLPSHKHDRLNLPLIHLYEFRKLLIIDNWNNTVTLLFNLEQADDYDEGVRQMTDVVRTLQHAGIRYDRPAGGSLQVEYLFPAEAYMESVRQIKEDIFQGEIIQAVLSQRMQVCAEVAPFTVYRALRRVNPSPYTFFLDFGDYRLIGSSPEMHLKIKDDKAFLRPIAGTRRIAADPLENLRLEQELKADSKEISEHIMLVDLARNDLGRFCKTGSVEVTELMVVEHYSHVMHMVSNVSGTIDPAHSKGLLSMLGDTFPAGTVSGAPKIRAMEIIAQHEELARGIYSGVVGYFDYAGNMDTCIAIRTLVNKGQNQYSVQAGAGIVAESDPLKEHEECQNKAAALMRALEMALQMEEAHAAYDR
- a CDS encoding anthranilate synthase component II, with translation MLLMIDNYDSFTYNIVQIVDKYIPTKVVRPDEVTLEEVMALKPARIILSPGPSSPDPNGLCAQLVRHASVPLLGVCLGHQTIIAALGGQVVPSGNVFHGKSSVITHDSSHLFRNIPQHIRVARYHSLIGLRPLPAELRITAQTEDGTIMAVEHVSRPLYGIQFHPESILCQHGEDILCNFLEVPRQQGRDHHISVAV
- a CDS encoding sensor histidine kinase, with amino-acid sequence MNSDRTYFASPERSSHQNVLDQQQLLLDYHSTVQLLDSIAQPIMILNGNRQIALCNRALMAMLLVKNRDDILGKRPGEVVGCVNAFLEAGGCGTAEACRNCGAVLAILESLQGEESYRECLLNVESQGKSDSLELGINATALHVQNQVFSILTISNLSHEKRRQNLERIFFHDIINTAGSLQSYVELLVDNLRESNTISSGGPFSTRQMLNSLQQASRQLTEEILEQRDLLMAETDQLEVRREYCASLELLSGVVGQYLGNRLAKDIAINIDTSSENITFNSSGLLIRRVLGNMLKNALEASAPGQVVDVGCRRSSDGTQIDFWVRNQTVMPRDIQLKLFQRSFSTKGRDRGLGTYSMKLLTERYLGGTVRFEVCQREGTTFIASYPL
- a CDS encoding ketopantoate reductase family protein; its protein translation is MTDLHRAVPHMLIVGAGAIGSYYGSKLHRAGARVSFLCRSGGDMLRETGITIDSLHEERFHFHPQRVLMAGEPCPEPVDYIVLTTKVLPGISGVDIIRPYLGEQTVIVLIQNGIDIEVPYRQAYPEHEIISVLAFVCVSRLSPGKILHQDYGKLALGNYPEGKTPYLEALVELLRLGGVTCEVTDRVQEARWRKLVWNASFNTLSVLGGGVDTAQLLADEESCQLVRQVMEEVCLVAAAEGHRLVPSIVDEQIEHTRVMTPYKTSMLLDYENRRPMEVEVIAGNPMRKARLHGLSVPRLEMIYRLLRLQDAQRRRQRG
- a CDS encoding pyridoxal phosphate-dependent aminotransferase, which translates into the protein MFKPHIQAMSAYTPPLEGRSTSGCLLLDFNESTQPPPAFVIDALSHFLASGRLQVYPEYADLAEKIGHYVQLSAKHCLFTNGSDQAIDVLMRLLVNPGDQVVLLSPSFAMFEQAAGLEHADIVEISYCQDFSFPYQEVEAAIATGLPKVVVLVNPNNPTGTPIERKFLERLIQSWPQTFFIVDEAYYEFHGETVKDMVPAHRNMAVLRTFSKAFALAALRMGYLLAHEDVVEQLLKVRGPYDVNMLGAVAAAAALDSPGYMHDYVAEVMNHAKPMLTQYLRQHSIDVYEGRANFLLLRPDDPDALMAFLKTRGILVRRGRRVASSMVRMSIGTRQDVQRCIAALDEYLSHHATQEE
- a CDS encoding cytochrome c biogenesis CcdA family protein, with product MDLTLWTAFIAGILSFISPCLLPLVPAYFSFITGGAAQMDMTGSDRLRLFIRALWFVLGFSLVFIIMGASASALGILLIQQQVLLAKVAGAVIFLFGLHYTGFLPIKWLYHEKRLHLQKIPTGALGSFIMGFAFGFGWTPCIGPILAAILTIAASKETIAEGMILLSVYSAGLGIPFLVSTLLISHFMGFLQRMKSGMRVVEIVSGILLMVIGIMIFSGYMGYIAAWMNQAFPFTVNL
- the mgtE gene encoding magnesium transporter → MEEQQENPSEFAQRFAGEDWSEASVELLESMHTADIAAVLSKVSPEECLRIFGLLSRKRWVELFAYLSIPRQTEILELLSVKDGRYILTHLFPDDRTALLEQLPAEKLANFLKLLSPDDVKQVLKQLGYPEESVGRLMNTHFVAVKAHWTIKHALEYIRVHSLQGETINTIFVIDRERRLKDAIELKHFLLGHLNDRVETIMPGNVISIEADQDREEAARVIKHYDIEVLPVIDHQGVLLGIMTVDDIMDVVEQEATEDFHKMGSVGVVDLSLRDATPALLYRKRVGWLVLLTFVNIFSGAGIAHFEATIEAVIVLVFFLPLIVASSGNAGAQSATLMVRALATGDIQRRDWLRMWGKELLVSLGLGVTMALAIVMIGVWRGGVDVGMVVALSMFLVVIVGSMVGMLLPFALSRFNFDPAAASAPLITSIADVTGILIYFSIATAFLL
- the accD gene encoding acetyl-CoA carboxylase, carboxyltransferase subunit beta, producing MTEKTSIPEGIWIKCKECKDTIYSKDFQENLYVCPKCQHHERLGAAERIATLLDANSFVEFDADLRPVDVLEFVDSKSYAARIVETEKKLGTKDAIVCGRGTILGHSVEISIFDFAYMGGSMGSVVGEKITRSIERGIAEKRPVIIVSCSGGARMQESTLSLMQMAKTSAALHELGRHGIPYISLLTDPTTGGVTASFAMLGDLNIAEPKALIGFAGPRVIEQTIRQKLPNGFQRSEFLLEHGMLDMVVHRKDLPATISHSLGLLGF
- the gshA gene encoding glutamate--cysteine ligase; this encodes MIWTESAHWNFEDNLRLFSQGSGKALLGKGNHGLEREALRVLGDGTLSLRPHPRAIGDKLTHPAITTDFSESQLEFITPPFATLEECYRFLAQIHGFVSQNINGELLWPMSMPCRLPAEADIPIAHYGEGAAGMAKEIYRRGLALRYGKVIQMVCGIHYNFSFSQDFWEFLHGKLPVSHMDLQDFINEGYCAMVRNFLRLRWLFVYLYGASPVVDSSYTTKALEALQLVGTDTYGLPYATSLRMSHFGYSNEEQRNFRVCYNTLERYISDLRRAMSMPDSRYEALGLYRDGQQVQLNANVLQIENEYYAPIRLKNSPEPGETQLESLERSGVRYIEVRASDLNPYNPFGLECDRLYFLHMLLIYCLLRHSDHCSRREREEEINSNERLVALEGRKPGIEIAFCGQKRDMRQAARLFLGDMEKIALLLDEHGEEPKYTRCVLRARERIENSELTLSGMMMAELTQGGTSFVEHGLSLGRLHKMAYDRMEKVTGLWELLARGE